CTTCTTGAAGGGCTAGACCTTCTCTATTTTCTTTGCATGAGGAGTTCCAGATAAGATCTCCTCTCATTCCCTTCGATGCCAAGCTCTCGCATCAGCGCAGCGATGCGCTCCTTTCCCTTCTCAAGGTCATCGCCCTCATACTCGAATTCTACGAAGTCTCCCAATCCCTCTACCCTATCCAGGCAGATGCTTATCCCCCTCATGCCATAGACTCTTCTAGTCTTGGCGATGGTGATGAAAGGCTGAAAGCCGAGCCTTCTGAGGATGAGATCTACGTTCTCAAAACTGGATACGGTCACTTCCAATTCCTCCCTGCTCTTGGAGGTGGCGTCGATTTTCGGCCCTTTATAGACCAGCAGAATAATGTCGTTCTCCTGCCGCAGGCGCAAAGCCTCATCCGTCTGGCCGAAATCGCGCTGAGGGTGCGAATAATAAACATCCTTCTGCACTAGCATACCGAAATCCCTCGCACCCATGGAACGCAATCTCGCTTCTAGCGCTGTCAGGTCCTTGCACGGCGCCTTTATCTCGATCTCGAGCACATCTCATCATAACTCATGAGGCATAAATTGATGTCGGGCGCACTTTATTCTATTCCTGGACGTATAGAGGTCTAGCAACATGTCATCCCTGGGTCTGATGCAGGTATATACTGGCGAGGGCAAGGGGAAAAGCACAGCGGCCTTCGGATTGGCTCTCAGGGCTTGGGGCCGAGGGCTTCGAGTGTGCATCATCCAGTTCCTCAAGCTGGGAGAGGACTATGGGGAAGTGCAGGCCGTGAGGAGACTGACGGGGATAGACTTGATGCAGTTCGGGGCCAATCATTTTGTGCATAAGGGAAAGCACCGTCAAGAGGATATTGAAAGGGCTCGTGCAGGGTTGGAAAAGGCCAAAGAAGCGCTCACCTCGGACAAATATGACCTGGTGATATTGGATGAGGTAAATGTAGCGGTCTATTTCGGGCTTCTAAAGGTAGAGGAGGTGTTAGAGGTGGTGAGGTCCCGCGGGCAAGTGGAGGTGGTGCTCACCGGTAGGAACGCCCCCCAAGCCTTTTTGGATGAAGCTGACTTGGTTACAGAGATGAGAATGGTAAAGCATCCCTATGATCGAGGGATTCAGGCCAGGCCGGGAATAGAGTATTAGAGTTTACTCCTACGCCCAGAGCGCATCGAGGGCAGCAGAAAGGTGATCACGCCCATCACGAAAAGGACTATCCCCACCATCTTCAATTGGATGAAATATGACACGATTATGGCCAAAAGAATCAAGGAAGAGGCGATAAGGTAAATTATCCACTCCGGACGCACGACAAGGTGAGCGCTTTGGTAGTTATTTGCTCTTTCTCCTGGTCCTGAGGTACATCATGAAGCGAACCTCCTCACTGAGTCTTAATTTTCGTAGGAGGCTCTCATCCCCATCCCGCAACGCGGCCAAGGCCAGAGGTTGCCCCCTGGTCAACATGTATATGAGCTGGAAAGCCTCATCATCTATGTCCTCACCTATCATCTTCCTCGCTGCGATTTCGTCGAAGCGGTGAAGATGGACCTCCATCACTCTGCCTGAGAGGACATCGGGACGAGTGTAGAAGCGAGCATAGGAGGGGGTCTCTTCCCTGATAGCTACGGCGAGCTTAGCCTTTCCATCAAAAAGAAGAGGCATGAGGTTGGCTAGGAAATCGATCATCTTTTCGCTCACTTCACGATAGTTGTCTAAGCAGATGAGGGCTATTTCATTCCTCAATCCTTCGATGCCGTTATCCCATCCCAGCTTTTTTGCGAAACATCGGATCCTGTCATCTAGGATCTCCGCGTCACCGTCCATGGCAAGGTCATGCCACAACACCGGACCTTGAAAAAGGTCCAAGGCCACTTTTCGCAGGAGAGTGGATGAGCCATAACCATGATTGGAATATATGGCGAATACCGAGGCATCAGAGGAGAGGAACTGAGCTGCTTTTGCCAGTTGTTCTTCGCGGTCATAGAAGTCTCGCAGCGGTGGCAGATTCTTAGCATCGATGAGCCTGCCATCGACAGTTCCTATCCTAAGCACCCCGTCTATCGCATCCGCGATGCGCAGGGCACTGATGTTATGGAATTTGGACAAAGCTTGGGAGACGCTCATATTAGTTATCTTGCTTTCCTCGACGACCTCCAGCCTCTTATCACTGATGCTAGCCAGAAGCTCCTTCGCCCTGGATAGTCCCTTCGTCGTCAAGATGTAGTATTTGAGCTTCCTATTGCCGCCTTCCAAACGACCTTTCTTCGCCTCAAGAAATCCGCTTTCAACAAGAGGATTGAGCACGCGTGTTATGTGAGTGCGTTCTATATCGAGTGCCTCGGCGAGGCCCTGCTGAGTTAGCTCGTATTTAGGCTGCTCCGCTTGATGCGCTTTCAAACTGAATAGATATAGGAGAGCCCTGTCCCTTTGGGAGAGAAAAGGCATGGTTAACGACTTCATCCGCAGAAATATCAAATTTGCTTTTTCAATATCGAATTAATAACGCAAACCTCGTACCAATGGCATAAGAAAGTTGGATATTATATAATAAAACTTGTATTAATACTATCTAATATAATCTTTTAATATCCATTTTGATAATGATACTGGGGAATTCTTACGGCGGTAATTACCACATAATGATTAAATAGTAACCCAAGGGTAATAGAATGCGATCAAGCTCAAGGAAGACCCGAGGGTGTAGGAGGTCCTATAATGGGCAAAGTCAATTTCGGCAAGAAGTTTGTTAAGAACCAGAAAGGTGTCTCTGAGATCATCGGGAACATTCTCATACTGGGAATAACGGTCACTCTTTTTTCAAGTATAATGTATTTCGTCGTAATGCTGCCGCCGCCCCAGGAGCATACCTATGGCGATTTCAATGGCTATATACAAAAGGAAGGGGCAAATTACGTAGTGTATCTGGAGCATATCAATGGGCCGCCTCTGAAAGACAGTGCAATCAGCATTAGGCTGACCATCGATGGAATTGCATATAACTATCGCATCTCTGACAGCGTCCCCAGCATAGGTAATACGTGGTATCTAGGCACGACTTGGCGCTATGTGGACTCTCAGTCTCGCATCACTGAGAGTTCAAGAGTAGAAGCCATGATTATCGATAGGGAAAAGAATAACATCGTTTGGTCCTTGGCACTTGCCAATATCGGGGCTAACTCTCCTCCGATCATCATGCAAGTTTGGGTATCGGTTGAGGAACAGGGAGGGATATGGACCACATCTAACCAAGTTCTCCAGAATCAAAATATGACAATTTTCGCGAGACTATATGATGCGGATGGAGGGTCGCACAATGTTACAGCAGATCTTTCAGATTTGAATATTACAACAGCATGGGGGAAGTTAGTATACCT
This Methanomassiliicoccales archaeon DNA region includes the following protein-coding sequences:
- the cyaB gene encoding class IV adenylate cyclase encodes the protein MLEIEIKAPCKDLTALEARLRSMGARDFGMLVQKDVYYSHPQRDFGQTDEALRLRQENDIILLVYKGPKIDATSKSREELEVTVSSFENVDLILRRLGFQPFITIAKTRRVYGMRGISICLDRVEGLGDFVEFEYEGDDLEKGKERIAALMRELGIEGNERRSYLELLMQRK
- the cobO gene encoding cob(I)yrinic acid a,c-diamide adenosyltransferase, yielding MSSLGLMQVYTGEGKGKSTAAFGLALRAWGRGLRVCIIQFLKLGEDYGEVQAVRRLTGIDLMQFGANHFVHKGKHRQEDIERARAGLEKAKEALTSDKYDLVILDEVNVAVYFGLLKVEEVLEVVRSRGQVEVVLTGRNAPQAFLDEADLVTEMRMVKHPYDRGIQARPGIEY